TTATTCCGGCGACAAGCACAACCGCGTCGACGACTATTCCTACGGCGGCGGTCCGGGCATGGTGATACGTCCCGAGCCGGTCTTTGCATGTTTTGAAGCGATCTGCGCAGAATGCGGATACCGTCCGAAGCTGTTCTATATGTCCCCGCAGGGTAAACCGTTTACACAGGAAAAAGCGTTTGAACTGTCAAAACTCGGCGGTTTCGCGATTTTATGCGGCCACTATGAGGGAATTGACCAGCGCGTTATCGATCTGATTGTCGACGAAGAAATCTCAATCGGCGACTACGTTCTGACCGGCGGTGAACTTGCTGCAATGGTAGTTACCGATGCCGCCGTTCGCTTGGTCGACGGCG
The sequence above is a segment of the Oscillospiraceae bacterium genome. Coding sequences within it:
- the trmD gene encoding tRNA (guanosine(37)-N1)-methyltransferase TrmD, which codes for MRVDIMTLFPEVCAAFTDSSILGRAQQKGLCEIRYHNIRDYSGDKHNRVDDYSYGGGPGMVIRPEPVFACFEAICAECGYRPKLFYMSPQGKPFTQEKAFELSKLGGFAILCGHYEGIDQRVIDLIVDEEISIGDYVLTGGELAAMVVTDAAVRLVDGVLSQPECYLGESHVDGLLEYPQYTRPEVWRNISVPEVLISGHHENIEKWRAAKSIEITQQKRPDMLRKNCPKSDE